A window of the Streptomyces griseochromogenes genome harbors these coding sequences:
- a CDS encoding PadR family transcriptional regulator produces the protein MTRAAFFVLTALADQPRHGYGILREVEELSDGEVQLRVGTLYGVLDRLTDDGLIVLDREEVQQGRLRRYYRLTDEGVAALDAEAERMAAGAGAAKRRIAEGRRATTPADSAPERPTTPGLAGGFA, from the coding sequence ATGACCCGAGCGGCGTTCTTCGTCCTCACGGCGCTCGCCGACCAGCCGCGGCACGGCTACGGCATCCTGCGCGAGGTCGAGGAACTGTCCGACGGGGAGGTGCAGCTGAGAGTCGGCACGCTCTACGGGGTGCTGGACCGGCTCACCGACGACGGGCTGATCGTGCTGGACCGGGAGGAGGTGCAGCAGGGCCGCCTGCGTCGCTACTACCGGCTCACCGACGAGGGAGTGGCCGCGCTCGACGCGGAGGCGGAGCGGATGGCGGCCGGTGCCGGGGCCGCGAAGCGCCGCATCGCCGAGGGCCGCCGCGCCACCACCCCGGCCGACAGCGCACCCGAACGCCCCACGACACCCGGACTCGCGGGAGGCTTCGCATGA
- a CDS encoding SpoIIE family protein phosphatase produces the protein MAGSGERAVRTRARLAELLVETSTGALGAAQGHVAGVYLRSGTPGMLRLAVLVGLPGALFRPWWRLHVGRPFPVADAYRLGVQVVLSNATETVRRYPQFAAGLPFPFGSVHVPVPGGSEPLGVLTVLRPSVSDTVDELVDCELLGWLAEGLGAELVGLADGDETAVAWDGEPLCARPPATRPPGTRMGRFTWDPLTSAVHADDRLYALLGLGPDEFAGTGPALADAVSPSDARRILAALNETAAGKPPPAPLHVRSGGGFPRLLDLWPGPEAGDAPLVDGVVLDPGPAATADGAADLLPQGVFCMDRIGLVVYVNEAAARLAGRDRTWLLGRPLAEAMPWLTGPPYDDHLRGALLSAEPVHFHARRPAGGPGEVEWLALSVHPGPEFLTCTLVPASRVDAPLEPARAGPEAHAPEGSVAGDPSMTPLYRPIALAIALTDAVTARQVSAVVVQELLPAFGGRRLAIYLLQERHLYLAWETGFPQGFLAPFEGVGLDAHLPGVETLTTGRPLFFESMQQLDATYPGIPLDAEEGARAFLPLISSGRPVGSCILGFERPRSFSTEERTVLTALAGLIAHAMEKAQRYDTEAALARGLQQALLPRRLSAHPQVETAGRYLPGTQGMDVGGDWYDVVEAGDGLALVIGDVQGHGVQAAATMGQLRSAVRAFALGDRPPDEVLSGTNHLLIDLDPGQFASCCYLRLDPATGQARVARAGHPPPLLRSPDGRTRVLDLPGGVVLGVDPQAQYPVAGLRLEPDAILALYTDGLVERPGADIDDGITALRLALAKAGAAAGRRGGRSLAGVADRLTSTARHATDRPDDVALLLATRRRAPTHRR, from the coding sequence ATGGCTGGGAGCGGGGAGCGGGCGGTCCGTACACGAGCCCGGCTGGCCGAGCTGCTGGTCGAGACCTCGACCGGCGCACTCGGCGCGGCCCAGGGCCACGTGGCGGGCGTCTACCTGCGTTCCGGCACCCCGGGGATGCTGCGCCTCGCGGTCCTCGTGGGACTGCCCGGAGCACTGTTCCGGCCCTGGTGGCGGCTGCACGTCGGCCGGCCCTTCCCGGTGGCCGACGCCTACCGTCTCGGCGTCCAGGTGGTGCTGTCGAACGCCACGGAGACGGTGCGCCGGTATCCGCAGTTCGCGGCGGGCCTGCCGTTCCCGTTCGGGTCGGTGCATGTGCCCGTGCCGGGCGGGTCCGAGCCCCTGGGTGTGCTCACGGTGCTGCGTCCGTCGGTGTCGGACACGGTGGACGAACTGGTGGACTGCGAGCTGCTCGGCTGGCTCGCCGAGGGGCTGGGGGCCGAGCTGGTCGGCCTCGCCGACGGGGACGAGACGGCGGTGGCCTGGGACGGGGAGCCGCTGTGCGCGCGGCCGCCCGCCACCCGGCCGCCCGGGACCCGCATGGGCCGGTTCACCTGGGATCCGCTGACCTCGGCGGTCCACGCGGACGACCGGCTGTACGCGCTGCTCGGTCTCGGGCCTGACGAGTTCGCGGGGACCGGCCCTGCGCTCGCGGACGCCGTGTCCCCGTCCGATGCGCGCCGGATCCTGGCCGCGCTGAACGAGACCGCCGCCGGGAAGCCGCCGCCCGCTCCGCTGCATGTGCGCTCGGGCGGCGGCTTTCCGCGGCTGCTCGATCTGTGGCCGGGGCCCGAGGCGGGCGACGCGCCGCTGGTCGACGGAGTCGTCCTCGATCCGGGTCCGGCCGCGACCGCGGACGGCGCGGCGGATCTGCTGCCGCAGGGCGTGTTCTGCATGGACCGGATCGGCCTCGTGGTGTACGTCAACGAGGCCGCGGCCCGGCTGGCGGGCCGCGACCGGACGTGGCTGCTCGGCCGTCCCCTGGCGGAGGCCATGCCGTGGCTGACGGGACCGCCGTACGACGACCATCTGCGCGGCGCGCTGCTGTCGGCCGAGCCGGTGCACTTCCACGCCCGGCGCCCGGCCGGCGGGCCCGGCGAGGTCGAGTGGCTCGCCCTGTCGGTCCACCCCGGCCCCGAGTTCCTCACCTGCACGCTCGTCCCGGCCAGCCGGGTGGACGCCCCCCTGGAGCCGGCCCGTGCCGGTCCCGAGGCGCACGCCCCCGAGGGGAGCGTGGCCGGCGATCCGTCGATGACGCCGTTGTACCGGCCCATCGCCCTCGCCATCGCGCTGACGGACGCGGTGACCGCGCGGCAGGTGTCGGCGGTGGTCGTACAGGAGCTGCTGCCCGCGTTCGGCGGCCGTCGCCTGGCGATCTACCTGCTCCAGGAGCGGCACCTGTACCTGGCCTGGGAGACCGGCTTCCCACAGGGCTTCCTCGCCCCCTTCGAGGGTGTCGGCCTCGACGCGCACCTGCCCGGCGTGGAGACCCTCACCACCGGCCGTCCGCTCTTCTTCGAGTCGATGCAACAGCTGGACGCCACCTACCCGGGCATCCCCCTGGACGCCGAGGAGGGCGCCCGCGCCTTCCTGCCGCTGATCTCCTCCGGCCGGCCGGTCGGCTCCTGCATCCTCGGCTTCGAACGGCCGCGCAGCTTCAGCACGGAGGAACGTACGGTCCTCACCGCGCTCGCCGGACTGATCGCGCACGCGATGGAGAAGGCGCAGCGCTACGACACCGAGGCCGCGCTCGCCCGGGGCCTGCAGCAGGCTCTGCTTCCCCGGCGCCTTTCGGCGCACCCGCAGGTGGAGACCGCGGGCCGCTATCTGCCGGGCACCCAGGGCATGGACGTGGGCGGGGACTGGTACGACGTGGTCGAGGCCGGGGACGGGCTCGCGCTGGTCATCGGCGATGTGCAGGGCCACGGGGTGCAGGCGGCGGCCACCATGGGCCAGCTGCGCAGCGCCGTACGCGCCTTCGCGCTCGGCGACCGGCCGCCCGACGAGGTGTTGAGCGGGACGAACCACCTGCTCATCGACCTGGACCCGGGGCAGTTCGCCAGCTGCTGCTACCTCCGTCTCGACCCGGCCACCGGGCAGGCCCGGGTGGCCCGGGCGGGACACCCGCCGCCGCTCCTGCGCAGCCCCGACGGGCGAACCCGGGTGCTGGATCTGCCGGGCGGTGTCGTGCTCGGCGTGGATCCGCAGGCCCAGTATCCGGTGGCCGGGCTGCGGCTGGAGCCGGACGCGATCCTCGCCCTGTACACGGACGGCCTGGTGGAACGGCCCGGCGCCGACATCGACGACGGCATCACCGCGCTGCGTCTCGCGCTGGCGAAGGCCGGTGCGGCGGCCGGACGGCGCGGCGGGCGGTCGCTGGCCGGGGTGGCCGACCGCCTGACCTCCACCGCCCGGCACGCCACCGACCGCCCCGACGACGTGGCGCTGCTGCTGGCCACCCGCCGCCGGGCTCCCACGCACCGCCGGTGA
- a CDS encoding YkvA family protein: MDSTVTVLVITAVVVAALLLAVAVGLLVRLVRTRAALRRAGLPTGPRWVFWGAVLYLVLPTDLLPDPVYLDDIGVLLFALRSLRAARPLPYGTIEP; this comes from the coding sequence ATGGATTCCACCGTGACCGTGCTCGTGATCACCGCCGTCGTTGTCGCGGCGCTGCTGCTCGCGGTCGCCGTCGGCCTGCTGGTACGGCTGGTACGCACCCGGGCGGCCCTGCGCCGGGCCGGGCTGCCGACGGGACCGCGCTGGGTGTTCTGGGGCGCGGTTCTGTATCTGGTGCTGCCCACCGACCTGCTGCCTGACCCGGTCTACCTGGACGACATCGGCGTCCTGCTCTTCGCCCTGCGCAGTCTGCGCGCCGCCCGCCCGCTGCCGTACGGGACCATCGAACCCTGA
- a CDS encoding 2-phosphosulfolactate phosphatase, with protein MRPAFTGIPNRPTAPDVAVVVDVMRAFTVAAWAFRRGAEKIVFTETQEEALELKARHPGWLAFQDGAPVPGFDLANSPARLRSLDVRGRTVVQKTTAGTAGALAVADARLLLCASFVVAGATAEALRRTRPDTVTFVVTGDGGRAEEDLACAEYIAALADSADTEPGPYLERARQSDAAARLAEGVRLGWTGVHPEDVEMCLEAHAFPFAMAAARADGHLVLRPVPAVTAV; from the coding sequence ATGCGCCCTGCCTTCACCGGGATCCCGAACCGCCCGACGGCCCCTGACGTCGCCGTCGTCGTCGATGTGATGCGCGCCTTCACCGTGGCCGCCTGGGCGTTCCGGCGCGGCGCCGAGAAGATCGTCTTCACCGAGACACAGGAGGAGGCACTGGAGCTGAAGGCCCGTCACCCGGGTTGGCTGGCCTTCCAGGACGGAGCGCCGGTGCCGGGCTTCGACCTGGCCAACTCGCCCGCCCGGCTCCGCTCGCTCGATGTGCGGGGCCGCACGGTCGTACAGAAGACCACGGCGGGCACTGCCGGGGCGCTGGCCGTCGCGGACGCGCGGCTGCTGCTGTGCGCGAGCTTCGTGGTGGCGGGGGCGACCGCCGAGGCACTGCGGCGCACCCGGCCGGACACGGTGACCTTCGTCGTCACCGGCGACGGCGGACGCGCCGAGGAGGACCTTGCCTGCGCCGAGTACATCGCGGCTCTCGCCGACTCGGCCGACACCGAACCCGGGCCCTACCTGGAGCGGGCCCGGCAGTCGGACGCCGCCGCGCGGCTCGCCGAGGGGGTACGGCTGGGCTGGACGGGTGTCCACCCGGAGGACGTGGAAATGTGCCTGGAGGCGCACGCCTTTCCGTTCGCCATGGCCGCGGCCCGCGCGGACGGTCACTTGGTGCTGCGCCCGGTGCCCGCCGTGACGGCGGTCTGA
- a CDS encoding glycoside hydrolase family 15 protein has translation MAGMPFQHELSAYPRYLPIAEHGLIGDLRSVALVGTNGTIDWYCCPSFDDPSVFAAILDAERGGRFELAAAVAARTKQFYFPDTNVLITRFFTEDGVGEVQDFMPVCCGESGEVRRHRVIRRVVCVRGTVPFRALIAPRFNYGADPHTLRSLEGMVIFESPERSLALTSTVAVETDGRDAWADFKLSEGETAVFALDQLGEQVMPRGCAHTEAEQEFNATVAYWRSWLHQSRYRGRWREMVHRSALTLKLLTYAPTGAIVAAPTTSLPEQLGGERNWDYRYVWVRDAAFAVYALLRLGFSGEAAAFMKFLTTHISPGDGAASGPLQIMYGIDGRSELPERELPHLEGYQGSAPVRVGNAAADQLQLDIYGALIDSIYLYDKWAEPISSGQWDDLCQLVEWVCEHWDQPDEGVWETRGGRKNFLYSRLMCWVAIERAIRLANHRGLPADHRRWRQARDAIYRRIMDHGWSERRGAFVQYEDADVLDASVLMMPLAKFIAPTDPKWLSTLDALTEDLVSDSLVYRYDPQASPDGLRGDEGTFSICSFWYVEALVRAGRLDEARLAFEKMLTYANHLGLYAEEIGRTGEQQGNFPQAFTHLSLISAAFNLDRALG, from the coding sequence ATGGCCGGCATGCCCTTCCAGCATGAGTTGTCCGCGTACCCCCGCTACCTGCCGATCGCCGAGCACGGCCTGATCGGCGACCTGCGCAGCGTCGCCCTGGTCGGCACCAACGGCACGATCGACTGGTACTGCTGCCCGTCCTTCGACGACCCCAGCGTCTTCGCGGCCATCCTGGACGCCGAGCGCGGCGGCCGCTTCGAGCTGGCCGCGGCGGTAGCGGCACGCACCAAGCAGTTCTACTTCCCGGACACGAACGTGCTGATCACCCGGTTCTTCACCGAGGACGGCGTCGGCGAGGTGCAGGATTTCATGCCCGTCTGCTGCGGCGAGTCGGGCGAGGTGCGCAGGCACCGGGTGATCCGGCGCGTGGTGTGCGTCCGCGGCACCGTTCCCTTCCGGGCGCTGATCGCTCCGCGCTTCAACTACGGCGCCGACCCGCACACCCTGCGCTCCCTGGAGGGCATGGTCATCTTCGAGTCCCCGGAGCGGTCCCTCGCCCTCACCTCCACCGTCGCGGTCGAGACCGACGGCCGCGACGCCTGGGCCGACTTCAAGCTGAGCGAGGGCGAGACGGCGGTGTTCGCCCTCGACCAGCTCGGTGAACAGGTCATGCCCCGCGGCTGCGCCCACACCGAGGCCGAGCAGGAGTTCAACGCCACCGTCGCCTACTGGCGCAGTTGGCTGCACCAGTCCCGCTACCGGGGGCGCTGGCGCGAGATGGTGCACCGCTCCGCCCTCACCCTGAAGCTCCTCACCTACGCCCCCACCGGCGCCATCGTCGCCGCGCCCACCACCAGCCTGCCCGAGCAGCTCGGCGGTGAGCGCAACTGGGACTACCGTTACGTGTGGGTGCGCGACGCCGCCTTCGCCGTCTACGCGCTGCTCAGGCTCGGTTTCAGCGGCGAGGCCGCGGCCTTCATGAAGTTCCTGACCACGCACATCAGCCCAGGCGACGGCGCCGCCTCCGGACCGCTGCAGATCATGTACGGCATCGACGGCCGCTCCGAGCTGCCCGAACGCGAGCTGCCGCACCTGGAGGGCTACCAGGGCTCCGCGCCGGTCAGGGTCGGCAACGCCGCCGCCGACCAGCTGCAGTTGGACATCTACGGCGCCCTCATCGACTCCATCTACCTCTACGACAAGTGGGCCGAGCCCATCTCCAGCGGTCAATGGGACGACCTGTGCCAGTTGGTCGAATGGGTGTGCGAGCACTGGGACCAGCCCGACGAGGGTGTGTGGGAGACCCGCGGCGGGCGCAAGAACTTCCTGTACTCGCGGCTGATGTGCTGGGTCGCCATCGAGCGCGCCATCCGCCTCGCCAACCACCGGGGACTGCCCGCCGACCATCGGCGCTGGCGCCAGGCCCGGGACGCCATCTACCGGCGGATCATGGACCATGGCTGGTCCGAGCGCCGGGGCGCCTTCGTGCAGTACGAGGACGCCGATGTGCTAGACGCCTCCGTGCTGATGATGCCGCTCGCCAAGTTCATCGCGCCCACCGACCCCAAGTGGCTGTCCACCCTGGACGCCCTCACCGAGGACCTGGTCTCCGACTCCCTCGTCTACCGTTACGACCCGCAGGCCAGCCCCGACGGCCTGCGCGGCGACGAGGGCACCTTCTCCATCTGCTCCTTCTGGTACGTCGAGGCGCTGGTCCGGGCGGGCCGTCTCGACGAGGCGCGGCTGGCCTTCGAGAAGATGCTCACCTACGCCAACCATCTCGGCCTGTACGCCGAGGAGATCGGCCGCACGGGCGAGCAACAGGGCAACTTCCCGCAGGCGTTCACCCACCTGTCCCTCATCAGTGCCGCCTTCAACCTCGACCGCGCCCTCGGCTGA
- a CDS encoding DUF1152 domain-containing protein, which translates to MFSLSEPPFFTRLRGARRVLVAGAGGGFDVYAGLPLALALRSAGTEVHLANLSFSDLYGLSLDTWVEQDVAAVRPDTPLRGDYFPERTLARWLEAQGLPDTVYAFPRTGVDPLRAAYRALLDHLGGVDAVVLVDGGTDILMRGDEHGLGTPEEDMASLAAVAGLDEVPHRLVACLGFGVDAYHGVNHSLFLENLAALDREGAYLGAFSLPRESREGALYLDAVAHAQRCHAGHPSIVQGSVAAAVRGDFGDVRFTERTRDSELFVNPLMALYFCADLPAVARAGLYLDRLEGTVLMRQISSVITAFREELPRQRPPRVFPH; encoded by the coding sequence GTGTTCTCCCTGAGCGAGCCCCCTTTCTTCACCCGCCTGCGCGGAGCGCGCCGGGTGCTCGTCGCCGGTGCGGGCGGCGGTTTCGACGTCTACGCCGGACTGCCCCTGGCGCTCGCGCTGCGGTCGGCCGGTACGGAGGTCCATCTGGCCAACCTGTCCTTCTCCGACCTGTACGGCCTGAGCCTGGACACCTGGGTGGAGCAGGACGTCGCCGCCGTCCGCCCGGACACCCCGCTGCGCGGGGACTACTTCCCCGAGCGCACGCTCGCCCGGTGGCTCGAGGCGCAGGGGCTGCCCGACACCGTGTACGCCTTTCCCCGCACGGGCGTCGATCCGCTGCGCGCCGCCTACCGGGCGCTCCTCGATCATCTGGGCGGCGTGGACGCCGTCGTGCTGGTGGACGGCGGTACCGACATACTGATGCGCGGCGACGAGCACGGGCTGGGCACGCCGGAGGAGGACATGGCGAGCCTGGCCGCCGTCGCCGGTCTCGACGAGGTCCCGCACCGGCTGGTGGCCTGTCTGGGCTTCGGAGTGGACGCCTATCACGGCGTCAACCACTCGCTGTTCCTGGAGAATCTCGCGGCTCTGGACCGTGAGGGCGCCTACCTGGGCGCGTTCTCGCTGCCCCGCGAGAGCCGCGAGGGCGCCCTCTACCTCGACGCGGTGGCCCACGCACAGCGGTGCCACGCCGGCCACCCCAGCATCGTCCAGGGATCCGTCGCGGCGGCCGTGCGCGGCGACTTCGGCGACGTCCGGTTCACCGAACGCACCCGGGACAGCGAGCTGTTCGTCAACCCGCTCATGGCCCTCTACTTCTGTGCGGACCTGCCCGCGGTGGCTCGCGCCGGGCTCTACCTCGACCGGTTGGAGGGCACGGTCCTGATGCGGCAGATCAGTTCGGTCATCACGGCTTTCCGTGAGGAACTGCCCCGGCAGCGGCCGCCCCGGGTCTTCCCGCACTGA
- a CDS encoding SpoIIE family protein phosphatase/ATP-binding protein — translation MVRLPARPSTGAPRLFGHPRAPQGPRQEEPGKDAGRPGGLRSAITGHSVAGQVFFLQVVIVLLLIVSAVVAQVLQVRHDSNQEARNRSLAVAQTFANAPGTAAALRAPDPTAILQPKAEEARKASGVDFVVVMNTDGIRYTHPKPDRIGKKFVGTIAPAVAGGTVVEEIHGTIGELVQVVVPVKDAAGKVVGLVSAGITTAHVGGAADQQLPLLLAAAAAALALATAGTALVSRRLLRQTHGLGPSEMTRMYEHHDAVLHAVREGVLIVGGDGRMLLANDEAHRLLGLPDDAEQRHVLELGLDEETAGLLASGRIATDEVHLVKDRLLAINQRPTDLRGGPPGSVTTLRDSTELRALSGRAEVARERLNMLYDAGVGIGTSLDVSRTAEELAELAVPRFADFATVDLFDAVLNGEEPRPGTALRRAACSGIREDAPLYPVGERIRFVPASPQAQSLTTGQSVVEPVLGEAPGWLAQDMERTEQVVAYGIHSLITVPLRAGSLVLGLANFYRSQKPQPFDSEELALAEELVARAAVSIDNARRYTREHSMAVTLQRSLLPRSLPEQSALAIAYRYLPAQAGVGGDWFDVLPLSGARVALVVGDVVGHGLHAAATMGRLRTAVHNFSSLDLPPDELLGLLDELVGRIDQDETPADGAAAVTGATCLYAVYDPVSRRCTVARAGHPPPALVHPDGRVEFPDVPAGPPLGLGGLPFETADLELAEGSRLVLYTDGLVEDRDRDIDVGLELLGDALRRVPDASPEDTCRTVLDRLAARPSDDIALIVARTRVLGGDRVAEWQVPSDPAAVSEVRASVTRRLADWDLEELSFTTELMLSELVTNAIRYGRGPIGVRLLRDRTLICEVSDHSTTSPHLRYAASTDEGGRGLFLVAQLAERWGTRYTANGKIIWAEQPLP, via the coding sequence ATGGTCCGACTGCCCGCCCGGCCCTCGACTGGGGCGCCCCGTCTTTTCGGGCACCCGCGCGCACCACAGGGTCCGCGGCAGGAGGAGCCCGGCAAGGACGCCGGCCGCCCTGGCGGGCTGCGCTCGGCGATCACCGGGCACAGCGTCGCCGGGCAGGTGTTCTTCCTCCAAGTGGTGATCGTGCTGCTGCTGATCGTGTCGGCCGTGGTGGCGCAGGTGCTCCAGGTGCGGCACGACAGCAACCAGGAGGCCCGTAACCGCTCCCTCGCCGTCGCCCAGACGTTCGCCAACGCGCCCGGCACGGCGGCCGCGCTGCGCGCCCCGGATCCGACGGCGATCCTGCAGCCGAAGGCCGAGGAGGCCCGCAAGGCGTCCGGCGTGGACTTCGTCGTGGTGATGAACACCGACGGCATCCGCTACACCCACCCCAAGCCGGACCGCATAGGCAAGAAGTTCGTCGGGACCATCGCGCCGGCCGTGGCCGGGGGAACGGTGGTCGAGGAGATCCACGGGACCATCGGCGAGCTGGTGCAGGTCGTGGTGCCGGTGAAGGACGCCGCCGGCAAGGTGGTGGGCCTGGTGTCGGCCGGGATCACCACCGCGCACGTGGGCGGGGCCGCCGACCAGCAGCTGCCGCTGCTGCTCGCGGCGGCGGCCGCGGCGCTCGCGCTGGCCACCGCGGGCACGGCCCTGGTGAGCAGACGGCTGCTGCGGCAGACGCACGGCCTCGGCCCGTCCGAGATGACCCGGATGTACGAGCACCACGACGCGGTGCTGCACGCGGTGCGCGAGGGTGTGCTCATCGTCGGCGGCGACGGCCGGATGCTGCTCGCCAACGACGAGGCGCACCGCCTGCTGGGCCTGCCCGACGACGCCGAGCAGCGCCACGTGCTGGAGCTGGGCCTCGACGAAGAGACGGCCGGGCTGCTCGCCTCCGGGCGGATCGCCACGGACGAGGTGCACCTGGTCAAGGACCGGCTGCTGGCCATCAACCAGCGCCCCACCGATCTGCGCGGCGGTCCGCCCGGCAGCGTCACCACGCTGCGCGACTCCACGGAGCTGCGCGCCCTGTCGGGCCGTGCGGAGGTGGCGCGCGAGCGGCTGAACATGCTGTACGACGCCGGGGTGGGCATCGGTACCAGCCTGGATGTGAGCCGCACCGCCGAGGAGCTCGCCGAGCTGGCCGTGCCCCGCTTCGCGGATTTCGCCACCGTGGACCTGTTCGACGCGGTGCTGAACGGGGAGGAGCCCCGGCCGGGGACCGCACTGCGCCGGGCGGCGTGCAGCGGCATCCGCGAGGACGCCCCGCTGTACCCGGTGGGCGAGCGCATCCGGTTCGTGCCGGCCTCGCCGCAGGCCCAGAGCCTGACGACGGGACAGTCCGTCGTCGAGCCCGTGCTGGGCGAGGCGCCCGGCTGGCTCGCGCAGGACATGGAGCGCACCGAGCAGGTGGTGGCCTACGGCATCCACTCCCTGATCACGGTGCCGCTGCGGGCGGGCAGCCTGGTCCTCGGTCTGGCGAACTTCTACCGTTCGCAGAAGCCGCAGCCCTTCGACAGCGAGGAGCTGGCCCTCGCCGAGGAACTGGTCGCGCGGGCCGCCGTGTCCATCGACAACGCCCGCCGCTACACCCGTGAGCACAGCATGGCGGTGACCCTCCAGCGCAGCCTGCTGCCGCGCAGTCTGCCGGAGCAGAGCGCCCTGGCGATCGCCTATCGCTATCTGCCGGCGCAGGCCGGTGTGGGCGGCGACTGGTTCGACGTGCTGCCGCTGTCCGGTGCCCGGGTGGCCCTGGTGGTGGGGGATGTCGTGGGCCACGGGCTGCACGCGGCGGCGACGATGGGCCGGCTGCGCACGGCGGTGCACAACTTCTCCTCGCTGGACCTGCCGCCCGATGAACTCCTCGGCCTGCTGGACGAGCTGGTGGGCCGGATCGACCAGGACGAGACCCCGGCCGACGGGGCCGCCGCGGTCACCGGCGCGACCTGTCTGTACGCGGTGTACGACCCGGTCTCCCGGCGGTGCACGGTCGCCCGGGCCGGCCATCCGCCGCCCGCGCTGGTGCACCCCGACGGCAGGGTGGAGTTCCCGGACGTGCCGGCCGGTCCCCCGCTGGGCCTTGGCGGACTGCCGTTCGAGACGGCCGATCTGGAGCTGGCGGAGGGCAGTCGGCTGGTGCTCTACACCGACGGTCTGGTCGAGGACCGGGACCGGGACATCGACGTCGGCCTGGAGCTGCTGGGCGACGCTCTGCGCCGGGTGCCCGACGCCTCGCCGGAGGACACCTGCCGGACGGTGCTGGACCGGCTCGCGGCCCGGCCCAGCGACGACATCGCGCTGATCGTGGCCCGCACCCGGGTTCTGGGCGGCGACCGGGTCGCCGAGTGGCAGGTGCCGTCCGATCCGGCGGCCGTCTCGGAGGTACGGGCCTCGGTCACCCGGCGGCTGGCCGACTGGGACCTGGAGGAGCTGTCGTTCACGACGGAGCTGATGCTGAGCGAGCTGGTCACCAACGCCATCCGCTACGGGCGCGGCCCGATCGGTGTACGGCTGCTGCGCGACCGCACGCTGATCTGCGAGGTCTCCGACCACAGCACGACCTCCCCGCATCTGCGGTACGCCGCGAGCACCGACGAGGGCGGCCGGGGCCTGTTCCTGGTCGCCCAGCTCGCGGAGCGCTGGGGCACCCGCTACACCGCCAACGGCAAGATCATCTGGGCGGAGCAGCCACTGCCCTGA
- a CDS encoding FAD-dependent oxidoreductase, giving the protein MPRPLRVAIVGAGPAGIYAADALLKSEVAADPGVSIDLFERMPAPFGLIRYGVAPDHPRIKGIITALHQVLDKPQIRLFGNVDYPNDISLDDLRSFYDAVIFSTGATADRDLPIPGIELDGSYGAADFVSWYDGHPDVPRTWPLEAEKVAVLGVGNVALDVARILAKTADELLPTEIPANVHDGLKANKAVEIHVFGRRGPAQAKFSPMELRELDHSPNIEVIVDPEDIDYDEGSIETRRGNKQADMVAKTLENWAIRDVGDRPHKLFLHFFESPTEILGEDGEVVGLRTERTALDGTGNVKGTGEFKDWDVTAIYRAVGYLSDKLPKLPWDIESGTVPDEGGRVIEEGGDHLRSTYVTGWIRRGPVGLIGHTKGDANETVGNLLDDYANGRLHTPASPAPEAVDDFLAEREVRFTTWEGWYKLDAAERALGEPQGRERVKIVEREDMLRESGA; this is encoded by the coding sequence ATGCCGCGCCCCCTGCGGGTAGCCATCGTCGGAGCCGGCCCCGCCGGGATCTACGCCGCCGACGCCCTGCTCAAGTCCGAGGTGGCCGCCGACCCCGGCGTGTCCATCGACCTCTTCGAGCGGATGCCCGCCCCGTTCGGCCTGATCCGGTACGGCGTCGCCCCCGACCACCCGCGCATCAAGGGCATCATCACCGCCCTGCACCAGGTGCTCGACAAGCCCCAGATCCGCCTGTTCGGCAACGTCGACTACCCGAACGACATCAGCCTGGACGACCTGCGTTCCTTCTACGACGCGGTGATCTTCTCCACCGGCGCGACGGCCGACCGGGATCTGCCGATCCCGGGCATCGAGCTGGACGGCTCGTACGGCGCCGCCGACTTCGTGTCCTGGTACGACGGCCACCCGGACGTGCCGCGTACCTGGCCGCTGGAGGCGGAGAAGGTCGCCGTGCTCGGCGTCGGCAACGTGGCGCTCGACGTGGCCCGGATCCTCGCCAAGACGGCGGACGAGCTGCTGCCGACCGAGATACCGGCGAACGTCCACGACGGTCTGAAGGCGAACAAGGCCGTGGAGATCCACGTCTTCGGCCGCCGTGGCCCGGCGCAGGCCAAGTTCAGCCCCATGGAGCTGCGCGAGCTGGACCACTCCCCCAACATCGAGGTCATCGTCGACCCCGAGGACATCGACTACGACGAGGGCTCGATCGAGACCCGGCGCGGCAACAAGCAGGCCGACATGGTCGCCAAGACCCTGGAGAACTGGGCGATCCGGGACGTCGGCGACCGGCCGCACAAGCTGTTCCTGCACTTCTTCGAGTCGCCCACGGAGATCCTCGGCGAGGACGGCGAGGTGGTCGGCCTGCGCACCGAGCGCACCGCCCTCGACGGCACCGGCAACGTCAAGGGCACCGGCGAGTTCAAGGACTGGGACGTCACCGCGATCTACCGCGCCGTCGGCTACCTGTCCGACAAGCTGCCCAAGCTGCCGTGGGACATCGAGTCCGGCACGGTGCCGGACGAGGGCGGCCGGGTCATCGAGGAGGGCGGCGACCACCTCCGGTCGACGTACGTGACCGGCTGGATCCGGCGCGGCCCCGTCGGCCTGATCGGCCACACCAAGGGCGACGCCAACGAGACCGTCGGAAACCTGCTGGACGACTACGCGAACGGCCGGCTGCACACCCCGGCCTCGCCCGCTCCGGAGGCCGTCGACGACTTCCTCGCCGAGCGTGAGGTCCGCTTCACCACCTGGGAGGGCTGGTACAAGCTGGACGCCGCCGAGCGGGCGCTGGGCGAGCCGCAGGGCCGCGAGCGCGTGAAGATCGTCGAGCGCGAGGACATGCTGCGGGAGAGCGGCGCGTAA